The Ancylobacter sp. WKF20 genome contains a region encoding:
- a CDS encoding DUF6481 family protein has product MKTIDSFHDRQKNAAAAKARLLEQLAKRPAADDPAVLARAAERKAQAEARAAAAEAKRIAKEARLAEEAAAREAAAAAEIAARTAALDEAKAAVAAAKAKRDERYAARKARTGKR; this is encoded by the coding sequence ATGAAAACGATCGACTCTTTCCACGACCGCCAGAAGAACGCCGCTGCCGCCAAGGCCCGCCTGCTGGAACAACTCGCCAAGCGTCCCGCCGCCGATGATCCGGCCGTGCTTGCCCGCGCCGCCGAGCGCAAGGCGCAGGCTGAGGCCCGCGCCGCGGCCGCCGAGGCCAAGCGTATCGCCAAGGAAGCCCGTCTCGCCGAGGAAGCCGCCGCCCGCGAAGCCGCCGCCGCCGCTGAAATCGCCGCGCGCACGGCCGCGCTGGACGAAGCTAAGGCTGCCGTCGCCGCCGCCAAGGCCAAGCGTGACGAGCGCTACGCCGCCCGCA